The Mucilaginibacter terrae region TGTAACACCCTTGCCATAGCCAGCATGCTTTCCTCCTCGCCATGCACTAAAAAAACTTTTTTGAGCTTATGTGGGGCCTGCTGTTTTACCGTACCCACTAAATCATCATGATCACCATGAGCGCTAAACAGGTCGGTTTTTTTAATGGTGGCGTAAACGGCGAGGTCGCGGTCTTTAATGTGTACTACCGGATCTCCGCGCAGCAGGCGATAGCCTAACGTGCCTTTTGCACAATAGCCAATAAATAAAATGGTACAGTAGTAGTTTTGTATGTTTTTGTACAGATGATCCTGTATGCGTCCACCCTCCAGCATGCCTGCCGATGAGATGATGATGCAAGGCTCAAAGTAATTGGATATTTGCTGGCTTTCTCTCAGGTTTTCTACATACTGCAAATTATCAAACTCAAACTCATCGCCCTTGGTACGGTAAAAGTCCTGCGCTTCGGCATTTAAAAGCGCGTGGTGCCTGCGGAATACGTTGGTTGAGGCCGATGCCAGCGGACTATCAACAAATACCTTTACAGGCGGCAATTTACCGCTGCTGAATATTTTGTTGAGCGAGTACACCAAAGCCTGTGTACGGCCAATGCTAAAGGCGGGTATAATTAACCTGCCCGATTCTTTGATACAGGCTTTTTCAATAGTATCTATCAAAACCTGTTCAATAGTCGTATCTTTTGAGTGCGTGCGGCCGCCATAGGTCGATTCGCTTACTAAATAATCAACTGGAGGCAGTGGCTGCGGGTCATCAAGTACCGGGTAGTTTTTACGGCCTATATCGCCCGTAAATGCAATGGTTTTTTCCTCACCGTTATCATTCACCTTAAATACCGCTGCGGCGGCACCCAAAAGGTGCCCAACGGGTATAAAGGTAAGCTCCACATCGCCGGTTAAACGGAAGGGCTTGTTAAAACCAACAGTAACAAAACGCTCTACCGTATCCATTACGTGCTTTTGCAAATAAAGCGGCTGCGGGCGCGGACCATGATAACGGCCCCTGCGGTGCTTGCCGGCCTTTTGCTGTTTGTGCAAAAACACATTAACCGAATCCATCAGCAACAATTCACTCAGTTCGGCAGTAGGAGGGGTGCATAATATTTGCCCGTCAAAACCCATACGTACCAAAGTGGGCAGGTTGCCCGAGTGGTCTATATGCGCGTGGGTAAGTATGACCACATCAATATCGCCCGGATTAAAGGGGAAATTTTCGTTAGACTGAACGCTGCGGTCTTTTTCGTAATCAAGGCCGCAATCAACTAATATCTTATATTGGTTAACCTCCAGCAAATGCATGCTGCCGGTAACCTGCCGGGCTGCCCCGTGTATGGTTAATTTCATTTTTTTAGTTCATTGATGGTTCATGGCTCATGGATGATAGTTCATAGCAGAAAAGGGAAATCAAATACCCATCTTTATTACAATGAACAATCAACTATGAACCATGAACTTACAAGTGCTTAAGCACTTGTGTCAAACTGCAACTGGCTCAAATACTTGTACAAGCCTTCTTCGCGAGCTATTAGTTCTTCGTGGGTGCCGGTTTCAATAATGTGGCCTTTTTCAAGTACCACAATCTTATCGGCCTCCCGTATGGTAGAGAGGCGATGGGCAATAATGATCGATGTACGGCCTTTCATCAGTTCCTCTAAAGCCTCCTGCACTAAACGCTCTGATTCCGAATCGAGTGCCGAAGTGGCTTCGTCTAAAATAAGTATCGAGGGGTTTTTAAGCAAGGCTCTTGCAATGGCAATGCGTTGCCTTTGGCCGCCCGATAGTTTAACGCCACGTTCGCCAACTATGGTATCATACCCTTCAGGGAAATCTTCAACAAACAGGTGTGCGTTGGCGCGTTTAGCCGCCTGTATAACTTCGGCCTCGGTGGCGTTGCGTTTACCATAAGCAATGTTTTCGCGTATGGTACCGCCAAACAGCAATACATCTTGCGGAACGATGGCCACCTGGTTACGTATATCGGTAAGGGCATACTCGCCGGCAGGTTTGCCGTCAAACAACATGGTGCCGTTTTGCGGGTGATAGAATTGCAAAATAAGCGATGCCATGGTTGATTTTCCCGAACCGCTTGGCCCTACAATAGCCACTTTTTGCCCGGCGTTAGCTTCCAGGCTCACATCCTTCAATACCTCAATTTCGGGGCGCGAAGGGTAGTGGAAGTTGATGTTTTGGAAGGTAAGGTTACCTTGTATAGGTTGTTTAATGGCGTTGTCGCTTTCGTGGATGGAGATGGGCTCACCTTCTTCGGCCAGTATTTCTAATACACGTTCGCTGGCACCTACGGCCTTTTGCACGTTGGCATACAAATCGGGGAAACTACCCATGGCCGCGCCCACAAAAATGGAATACATGATGAAGGTGGTTAAATCGCCCGTGTGCATCTCGCCATTGCGTACCAATACGGAGCCATACCATATAACACCCACAAACGTACCAAACATGCAAAACACGATGAACGATGCGAATATGCCGCGAAACTTGGCACCTTTAACAGCAATGCCAACCACATCGCGCAGGTTTTTATCGTAACGGGCGGCCTCAAAAGCTTCGTTAACAAAAGCCTTTACGTTGGCTATGCCTTGCAGGGTTTCTTCCACAATGGTGTTCGATTCGGCCAGCTTATCCTGCGCCTGGCGAGACAGGTTGCGGATGAATTTGCCAAACACCACGGCAAATGCCACCAGGAATGGTAAAATAGCTAAAACGGCCAATGTAAGTTTAATAGATACCACAACCAGCAATACCACACCACCAGTTAATAATACCAGCTGGCGGATAATTTCGGCAAAGGTGGTAGTCAATGTATCTTGTATCTGCGAAAGATCGGCCGATATGCGGCTATTGAGTTCACCAACGCGGCGGTTGGCAAAAAAGTTCATGGGCAGGGTAACCAGTTTAAAGTAGGTATCGCGGCGTATATCGGCTAATGAACGCTCGGCTACCTGCACAAACCAAACCACCCTGAAAAACGATACACAAGCCTGTGCAAATAACAACACAAAGCCACCAATGGCTATGGAGTTTAAATCGTGTGGTAAAAACTTGTATTTGTAATTGCCTTGTGCGGCATCAATCAGTGCTCCCAGTATAGCCGGAAATACCAAGGCTACCAGGCTCGATAAAAAAAGAAAGAATAAACCGGCAATGAACTTGCCACGGTATGGCTTAATATAACCCAAAAGTTTACTTACACTTTTGAGGGTTTGCTTGTTTAATTTTGCTTTAGGTAATTCTTTTTCAGATGCGTTCCCACTATTCAGTCGTGCTCTTGCCATATATGTTTATCCTCTGATAAATTATTTCAACTTGTAAAATTAAGCTTTAACTGTACGTTTACGGATAAGCGCAAGTAAAATTGACGTTATAATGAGAACGGCAATGGCAATTTTGTACTTATTGCTGTCTTTGTCTACTGCTTTTTCTCGCTCCTCTGCTTCTTTTATCAACTTAGCGTTTTGCTCGCGCAG contains the following coding sequences:
- a CDS encoding MBL fold metallo-hydrolase translates to MKLTIHGAARQVTGSMHLLEVNQYKILVDCGLDYEKDRSVQSNENFPFNPGDIDVVILTHAHIDHSGNLPTLVRMGFDGQILCTPPTAELSELLLMDSVNVFLHKQQKAGKHRRGRYHGPRPQPLYLQKHVMDTVERFVTVGFNKPFRLTGDVELTFIPVGHLLGAAAAVFKVNDNGEEKTIAFTGDIGRKNYPVLDDPQPLPPVDYLVSESTYGGRTHSKDTTIEQVLIDTIEKACIKESGRLIIPAFSIGRTQALVYSLNKIFSSGKLPPVKVFVDSPLASASTNVFRRHHALLNAEAQDFYRTKGDEFEFDNLQYVENLRESQQISNYFEPCIIISSAGMLEGGRIQDHLYKNIQNYYCTILFIGYCAKGTLGYRLLRGDPVVHIKDRDLAVYATIKKTDLFSAHGDHDDLVGTVKQQAPHKLKKVFLVHGEEESMLAMARVLQEDGYEVSIPEKDLPYHL
- a CDS encoding ABC transporter ATP-binding protein, which translates into the protein MARARLNSGNASEKELPKAKLNKQTLKSVSKLLGYIKPYRGKFIAGLFFLFLSSLVALVFPAILGALIDAAQGNYKYKFLPHDLNSIAIGGFVLLFAQACVSFFRVVWFVQVAERSLADIRRDTYFKLVTLPMNFFANRRVGELNSRISADLSQIQDTLTTTFAEIIRQLVLLTGGVVLLVVVSIKLTLAVLAILPFLVAFAVVFGKFIRNLSRQAQDKLAESNTIVEETLQGIANVKAFVNEAFEAARYDKNLRDVVGIAVKGAKFRGIFASFIVFCMFGTFVGVIWYGSVLVRNGEMHTGDLTTFIMYSIFVGAAMGSFPDLYANVQKAVGASERVLEILAEEGEPISIHESDNAIKQPIQGNLTFQNINFHYPSRPEIEVLKDVSLEANAGQKVAIVGPSGSGKSTMASLILQFYHPQNGTMLFDGKPAGEYALTDIRNQVAIVPQDVLLFGGTIRENIAYGKRNATEAEVIQAAKRANAHLFVEDFPEGYDTIVGERGVKLSGGQRQRIAIARALLKNPSILILDEATSALDSESERLVQEALEELMKGRTSIIIAHRLSTIREADKIVVLEKGHIIETGTHEELIAREEGLYKYLSQLQFDTSA